CTTTTTTGTGCAGTATCAGCAAGGTAAGACGGATGATGATGAAGATAAGTTTGATTGGGCGAGTAATTACCGTCATTATCTAGCTTTACGACAAGAACTAGAGAGTAAGCTAAGAAATGTCGCGTAATAGTTTTAGGGATTATTTCGATCAAATAGATCAATTTTTGGAAGCTTATTCTGATGTCTATGTAGAGAATTACAATGCCACAATTCTATCTAGTGAGCGTGCTAATCTCAAACTTCGATTGCGTTTTTATTTCCAATATTTACTTTCTATCAGTGAGGCTTTGGTTGTTGTAGATGATCAAATTACGGCGATTGATTATCGCTATCATTTCCAAGATGGACAGAACAATCTAATTTTTCGCTATGACAATACGCCCCATTTCCCTAATTTGTCGAGTTTCCCTCACCACAAGCATTTGGTAGATAGAGTGATTTCTTGTAGTCAGCCGAATATTGCAATGGTTATTCAAGATGCGATCGCTTTTCTTAAGGAAGTTGAAAGTAATGGTATAGATTAGCGATCGCCACAACAGACGATTGTT
This genomic stretch from Pseudanabaena galeata CCNP1313 harbors:
- the tumA gene encoding antitoxin TumA; translation: MRKQITEYTSSLDALVALAKQLYSYEIKYQTDSADFFVQYQQGKTDDDEDKFDWASNYRHYLALRQELESKLRNVA
- the tumE gene encoding toxin TumE, with translation MSRNSFRDYFDQIDQFLEAYSDVYVENYNATILSSERANLKLRLRFYFQYLLSISEALVVVDDQITAIDYRYHFQDGQNNLIFRYDNTPHFPNLSSFPHHKHLVDRVISCSQPNIAMVIQDAIAFLKEVESNGID